The following proteins are co-located in the Chloroflexia bacterium SDU3-3 genome:
- a CDS encoding RidA family protein, translating into MERTVINTPDAPAAIGPYSQAVAVGELLFCSGQIPLRPDGTLNDGDITAQTHQVFANIKALLQAGGSSLEQVVKATVFLQDMGEFAAMNTVYGEYFTQSQPARSTVQVARLPRDVRVEIEVVAVRG; encoded by the coding sequence ATGGAGCGCACTGTTATCAATACGCCCGATGCCCCAGCGGCGATCGGGCCGTACTCACAGGCCGTCGCGGTGGGTGAACTGCTGTTCTGCTCGGGGCAGATCCCGCTGCGCCCCGATGGCACCCTGAATGATGGCGATATCACTGCGCAAACGCACCAGGTATTTGCCAACATCAAGGCGCTGCTCCAGGCTGGCGGCAGCTCGCTTGAGCAGGTGGTGAAGGCGACCGTATTCTTGCAGGACATGGGCGAGTTCGCCGCCATGAACACGGTGTATGGCGAGTACTTCACGCAGAGCCAGCCAGCCCGCTCGACGGTGCAGGTGGCCAGGCTGCCCCGCGATGTGCGTGTGGAGATCGAGGTGGTTGCGGTACGAGGCTAG
- a CDS encoding Flp family type IVb pilin, whose translation MLRSFFAKEEGQGLVEYALILVLIAIVVIGILSALGGKVSEVFQTINDSMTP comes from the coding sequence ATGCTTCGCAGCTTTTTCGCTAAGGAAGAGGGCCAGGGCCTCGTCGAGTACGCGCTGATCCTCGTGCTCATCGCTATTGTCGTTATCGGTATTCTGAGCGCTCTCGGTGGTAAGGTCAGCGAGGTCTTCCAGACCATCAACGACTCGATGACCCCGTAA
- a CDS encoding HNH endonuclease, with amino-acid sequence MGQRVLVLNSSYEPLQLISARRAIVLLLQEKAEMIEAAHQRLRAQGFAIEIPLVIRLVRYIRIPRRLRLPCSRRGVLARDRETCQYCGAQPGRSHLTVDHVLPRSRGGLTTWDNVVTACRECNHSKGWRTPEEAGMQLMSVPRQPQYVAFALLGELERHEVWRKYAFA; translated from the coding sequence TTGGGGCAACGTGTTCTTGTTCTGAACTCCAGCTACGAGCCGCTTCAGCTTATCTCCGCGCGTCGTGCTATCGTTCTGCTCCTGCAAGAAAAGGCTGAGATGATTGAGGCTGCCCACCAGCGGCTTCGCGCTCAGGGCTTTGCGATAGAGATCCCGCTGGTCATCCGCCTAGTCCGCTATATTCGCATCCCGCGTCGGCTGCGGCTGCCATGCTCGCGCCGTGGCGTGCTCGCCCGCGATCGCGAGACATGCCAGTACTGTGGTGCCCAGCCGGGGCGCTCGCACCTGACGGTGGACCATGTGCTGCCCCGCTCACGTGGTGGCCTAACTACATGGGATAATGTGGTGACAGCCTGCCGCGAGTGCAACCATTCCAAAGGTTGGCGCACCCCCGAGGAGGCGGGCATGCAGCTGATGAGCGTGCCTCGGCAGCCGCAGTATGTGGCCTTTGCGCTGCTCGGCGAGCTTGAGCGCCACGAGGTGTGGCGGAAGTATGCCTTTGCGTAG
- a CDS encoding Flp family type IVb pilin, with product MTSMLRSFFAKEEGQGLVEYALILVLIAIVVIGILSALGGKVSEVFQTINDSMTP from the coding sequence GTGACATCAATGCTTCGCAGCTTTTTCGCTAAGGAAGAGGGCCAGGGCCTCGTCGAGTATGCGCTTATTCTCGTGCTCATCGCTATTGTCGTTATCGGTATTCTGAGCGCTCTCGGTGGCAAGGTCAGCGAGGTCTTCCAGACCATCAACGACTCGATGACCCCGTAA